Genomic window (Actinomycetota bacterium):
GGGGCTGCTGGCTCGACGTTCCGGGTTATGGCGGTGGGCGGGAGCCGACGGCATCGCCGATCCGGCGGTGCTGCCGCTGCTGCTGGTGTTCGCGACGCTCGCGGGCCTTCTCGTCCTGCCCCTGCAGAACGTCGTGTCCCGCGCCTTCGAGGCGCGGGCGGACCAGATCGCGTTGGACCTGACGGGAGACCCCGACACCGCTATCCGCGTTCACCGCCGGCTCGCCTTCTCGAACATCGCGGACCTGCGGCCGCCCGCGGCGGCGGTCTGGCTCCTGTACTCGCACCCGCCCGTCGCGGACCGGATCGAAGCCGCCGTGGCCGAAAGGGCCCCGGCGCAATAAACTTCTGGCTCCAACACGTCGAAACCGTCGGCGGATATCGATCTGGACAAGGGGGACCTTCTATGGCCCAGACGATCATCGAGAAGTTCCACGAGCGCGTTCGGACGCATCCCGAGAAGGTCGCGTTCCGCTACAAGTCCGGAGGCCAGTGGAAAGACGTCACGTGGCGCGACTACGGCAACACGGTCCAGCAGGTGTCCAAAGGCCTGATGGCGCTGGGCTTCGGCCACGGCGACAAGATCAGCCTGCTTTCGAACAACCGGCCCGAGTGGCACATCACGGACGTGGCGGCGATGTGCCTGGGTGGGGCAACCGCGGCGATCTACGCTACGAACTCGCCGGAGCAGGTCGCATACATCGTGTCGCACTCCGAGTCGAAGGTCGCGTTCGTGGACGGACCCGATCAGCTCGAGAAGGTCTTGAAGATGCGGTCCGAGCTGCCGAACCTTCAGAAGGTCGTGGTGTTCGAGGGCTATCAAGGTGATGCCGACCCCGAGTTCGTCACGGCATGGGACGACTTCCTCCGTTCCGGCAGCGGGATCGAGACCGCGAGGTTCGAAGAGGCGACCGCGAACGTGAAGCCGGAGGACCTGGCGACGTTCGTCTACACATCGGGGACCACCGGGCCTCCGAAGGGCGTCATGCTCACGCACTCCAACATCTGGTTCACCTGCAACATGTCGAACGCCCACATCCCGATCCAAGATGGCGAAGAGGCCCGTGCGCTGTCGTACCTGCCGCTGTCTCACATCGCGGAGCGGATGATCTCGCACATCTACCAGATCTATTACGGCGGCACGACCTGGTTCGCGGAGTCGATCGACACGCTGGTCGCGGACCTGCAGGCGTGCAAGCCCACGTACTTCTTCGGCGTCCCGCGGGTGTGGGAGAAGTTCTACGCCGGTGTCATGGCCGCTCGCGCGGAGCGGGATCAGAAGATCGCCAAGGCCGAGGGCAAGGAGAAGGCGAAGCTCGAGCGCGAGGCCAAGCTCGTGAAGTCGGCCGTCGACGCGGGCATGGCGGTTACGAAAGCCGAGCAAGAGGCGGTCGCCCGCGGCGGCAAGATGGCCGACGCGAAGATCCCGCTGGGCCTGAAGGTGAAGCACGCGGCCCTCGACAAGCTCGTTCTCCACAAGATCCGCGCGAAGTTCGGGCTGGACGAGTGTCAGCTGCCACTCTCCGCGGCTGCTCCGCTCAGCCCCGAGCTGATCTGGTTCTTCCACGCGATCGGGATCAAGATCACCGAGGGTTACGGCCAGAGCGAAGACAACGGCCCGACGACGTGGAACCCGCCCGACGCGATCAAGATCGGGACCGTGGGAACCCCCTTCCCCGGTCTCGAGGTGAAGATCGCGGAAGACGGCGAGATCCTGGTCCGCGGTGGCAACGTCATGAAGGGCTATTACAAGGACGAGAAGGCGACGCGCGAGACGATCGATGAAGACGGGTGGCTGCACTCGGGTGACGTCGGCGAGCTCGACGAGCACAACTTCCTGAAGATCACCGATCGCAAGAAGGACCTCATCATCACCGCCGGCGGCAAGAACATCGCGCCGCAGGAGTTGGAGAACAGGCTCAAGACGAGCCACGCTCTCATCTCGCAGGTCGTCGTCATCGGCGACAAGCGCCCGTTCCTCACCGCGCTGGTGACGCTGGACGAAGAGAAGGCGCCGAGCTGGGGGCAGGAGCACGGCATCGAGGGCGGGATCGCCGAGATCGCGCACCACGACCGCACCGTGAAGGAGATCGAGGGCGCGATCAACCAGCTGAACCAGGGCCTCGCGAAGGTCGAGGGGATCAAGAAGTTCCGCGTACTCGAACGGGA
Coding sequences:
- a CDS encoding long-chain fatty acid--CoA ligase; translated protein: MAQTIIEKFHERVRTHPEKVAFRYKSGGQWKDVTWRDYGNTVQQVSKGLMALGFGHGDKISLLSNNRPEWHITDVAAMCLGGATAAIYATNSPEQVAYIVSHSESKVAFVDGPDQLEKVLKMRSELPNLQKVVVFEGYQGDADPEFVTAWDDFLRSGSGIETARFEEATANVKPEDLATFVYTSGTTGPPKGVMLTHSNIWFTCNMSNAHIPIQDGEEARALSYLPLSHIAERMISHIYQIYYGGTTWFAESIDTLVADLQACKPTYFFGVPRVWEKFYAGVMAARAERDQKIAKAEGKEKAKLEREAKLVKSAVDAGMAVTKAEQEAVARGGKMADAKIPLGLKVKHAALDKLVLHKIRAKFGLDECQLPLSAAAPLSPELIWFFHAIGIKITEGYGQSEDNGPTTWNPPDAIKIGTVGTPFPGLEVKIAEDGEILVRGGNVMKGYYKDEKATRETIDEDGWLHSGDVGELDEHNFLKITDRKKDLIITAGGKNIAPQELENRLKTSHALISQVVVIGDKRPFLTALVTLDEEKAPSWGQEHGIEGGIAEIAHHDRTVKEIEGAINQLNQGLAKVEGIKKFRVLERDFLQEEEEITPTMKVKRKKINEIYGEVIEDMYSKESPSGAGAKAPLRK